A section of the Schistosoma haematobium chromosome ZW, whole genome shotgun sequence genome encodes:
- a CDS encoding hypothetical protein (EggNog:ENOG410VIVA~COG:T): MEANQTTNSTLNLPTLVILIKNICIPFYLLILIFGLFGNGLTVVILQSKRLQQSSTLIYLTVLAIVDIFYLLTGLLFTIINYTFLFPSDIRHYSLISCILTPYLSYTLAYLSVWLLVSVTIDRAIWVVQPFSAKRVCTTRNAWLTIFSITIILFIFDSHFFWTMNYNIDSINPTINTTYYKCTPSYFTQTIFPYIDLLLVCVIPCLFMLIANGLIGIQLKRMSDFNKKRQKNRLFLNHASIQQQQQPTQGSLKCAYNLTAGKLTNDSRLNDDLSTNISGIQYPRKRCKSNALKHCVKNSIKGRSNMNRSSALTAMLLAINMFFMISVCPLLVYDVIYFAFNLNTWIEKDELIRGVLVFGIERFVYVLWYTNFAVHFLLYCLSGPQFRAQAKHWLQSCCHFMNLPCLINDKSTIKLQDTTKIHEFHDSTIKKPISPQNLSINYCPSPRQSYDDTIQRPSYHHYPQQSHQSSFVQINDENHQIFRYNSVQSGCI, translated from the coding sequence ATGGAAGctaatcaaacaacaaattcAACTTTGAATCTTCCAActttagttattttaattaaaaatatttgtattccattttatttattaatattaatatttggTTTATTTGGTAATGGATTAACAGTTGTTATATTACAATCAAAACGTTTACAACAATCTagtacattaatttatttaactgtaTTAGCTATTgttgatatattttatttacttactggtttattatttactatcattaattatacatttttatttccAAGTGATATTAGacattattcattaatttcatgTATTTTAACACCATATTTAAGTTATACATTAGCTTATTTAAGTGTATGGTTATTAGTATCAGTAACTATTGATCGTGCAATTTGGGTTGTACAACCATTTAGTGCAAAACGTGTATGTACAACACGTAATGCATGGTTAACTATATTTAGtataacaattattttatttatatttgattcaCATTTCTTTTGGACAATGAATTATAATATTGATTCAATTAATCCTACAattaatactacttattataaATGTACACCAAGTTATTTTACCCAAACTATATTTccatatattgatttattattagtatGTGTAATTCCATGTTTATTTATGCTGATAGCTAATGGATTAATTGGAATACAATTAAAACGAATGagtgattttaataaaaaacGACAAAAGAATCGTTTATTTTTGAATCATgcttcaattcaacaacaacaacaaccaacacAAGGATCATTAAAGTGTGCATACAATTTGACAGCAGGCAAATTAACAAATGACTCTCGTTTAAATGATGATTTGTCAACAAATATCAGTGGTATACAATATCCTAGAAAACGATGTAAATCAAATGCATTGAAACATTGTGTTAAGAATTCTATTAAAGGTCGTTCAAATATGAATAGATCTTCAGCATTGACAGCAATGTTATTAGCAATTAATATGTTTTTTATGATAAGTGTATGTCCACTTCTTGTTTATGATGTAATCTATTTTGCGTTTAATTTAAATACTTGGattgaaaaagatgaattaatTAGAGGTGTATTAGTTTTTGGTATTGAACGATTTGTTTATGTTTTATGGTATACTAATTTTGCTGTACACTTTTTATTATATTGTCTAAGTGGTCCACAGTTTAGAGCACAAGCAAAACATTGGCTTCAATCATGTTGTCATTTTATGAATTTACCTTgtttaattaatgataaatcaACAATAAAATTACAGGATACAACAAAAATTCATGAATTTCATGATTCCACTATAAAAAAACCAATTTCACCACAAAATTTAAGTATAAATTATTGTCCATCACCTAGACAATCTTATGATGATACAATTCAACGTCCATCATATCATCATTATCCACAACAAAGTCATCAATCTTCTTTTGTACAAATTAATGATGAAAATCATCAAATATTTAGATATAATTCTGTTCAATCTGGTTGTATTTAA